In the bacterium genome, one interval contains:
- a CDS encoding prepilin-type N-terminal cleavage/methylation domain-containing protein: MRKGFTLVEIMVVVVIIGVLAALAIPTYKLAVVRARQREALVNLKYLWELEQAFFAEHGHFGPGIHVDINEAHLPPGVGGRIKSYIDNDPPLEFSLPPSHRYYYYIYYETNPPFLYIGADCRGENDLDGDPTPDWWYIWNDGIIRPMFDDAVE, encoded by the coding sequence ATGAGAAAAGGGTTCACGCTTGTTGAAATAATGGTCGTTGTTGTCATAATAGGCGTGCTTGCTGCTCTTGCTATACCCACATATAAACTTGCAGTAGTTCGTGCTCGTCAGCGAGAGGCATTAGTGAATCTTAAATACCTTTGGGAACTTGAGCAGGCTTTCTTCGCTGAACACGGTCACTTTGGTCCCGGGATTCATGTAGATATAAACGAGGCTCACCTGCCGCCCGGGGTTGGGGGTAGAATAAAATCTTACATTGACAACGACCCACCGCTCGAATTCAGCCTCCCACCATCGCATAGGTACTATTATTACATCTATTACGAAACCAATCCGCCTTTTCTTTATATAGGCGCGGATTGTCGTGGTGAGAATGACCTCGATGGTGATCCTACACCTGATTGGTGGTATATATGGAATGATGGCATAATAAGGCCCATGTTCGACGATGCCGTGGAATAA